The proteins below come from a single Podarcis muralis chromosome 8, rPodMur119.hap1.1, whole genome shotgun sequence genomic window:
- the BAALC gene encoding brain and acute leukemia cytoplasmic protein: MGCGGSRADAIEPRYYESWTRETESTWLTNTDAEPQQPLPAAAAATGPEGGHAEAGLREPGILEDSKATQTCTGKSSAASGIGGTEKRAHCGTQCTKLTVHPTGTSAHKQQNGFRTTEAKWDNKKNVTKEVAINATKTIRQISNRRITKNCVN; this comes from the exons ATGGGCTGCGGCGGGAGCCGAGCCGATGCCATCGAGCCGCGCTACTACGAGAGCTGGACGAGGGAGACCGAGTCCACCTGGCTGACCAACACAGACGCCGAGCCCCAGCAGCCgcttcccgccgccgccgccgccactggcCCGGAGGGCGGCCACGCCGAGGCTGGCCTGAGGGAACCCG GAATTCTGGAGGACAGCAAAGCAACTCAGACTTGTACCGGAAAGTCCTCAGCTGCAAGTGGAATAGGTGGTACTGAAAAGAGAGCTCACTGTGGTACACAATGTACAAAACTGACAGTTCACCCCACGGGAACTTCAGCACACAAACAACAAAATGGCTTTAGAACCACAGAG GCTAAATGGGACAACAAGAAAAACGTCACAAAAGAAGTCGCTATTAATGCCACCAAAACAATAAGACAAATTAGTAACAGAAGAATTACAAAGAACTGTGTCAATTAA